The DNA segment AAAGGTGATCCAAAAGTAAAGCTCAAAGCTTGGCATCTAAACAAATCGACCAACAAGATAGATTTTAAAGATACGGCTTGGCTCAATCAAAATGATAATTTAGGAGACAAAACAAACAATCCTAGTTATTTGAATTATACCATTTCCAATATCAACAAGAGTTTGAAAACAGGCAAATGGACGGTTACATTTTCAAATGGTGCTGAAATTCTTGAAAAACAAATTTCCGGAGGTTTAGAGAACATTTGGGCGTTACAATTAGAATGGTTAATTCACAGACATTTTACAAAATCCCAAAAATTAGTATCGAAAGGAATTAAATGTTTATCCCTTGTCTTTATCGATAGGGTGGCCAATTATATGGGAGAGACTCCAATAATTAAAAACCTTTTTATAGAAAAATACAAAGCCATTTATCCTGAATACAATGATGGCAAAGTACCAACAAACGAACACATTCAAAGCCTTCAAGGCTATTATTTTGCTCAAAAAGCGAGTGGTGAATATGCCGATAATGAAGGTGGCGTTAAGGAACAGAGCAAAATTTATGAGTTGATTTTAAAAGGGAAAGAAGAATTACTGACATTATCCAATCCGGTTCAATTTGTTTTTTCTCATTCAGCTTTAGGTGTCGGTTGGGACAATCCAAATGTGTTTAATATTGCCACATTAAACAATTCCTATTCCGAAATTAAAAAGCGACAAGAAATAGGTCGTGGTTTGCGAATATGTGTAAACCAAGACGGTCAAAGAATTTATGATGCCTTAGATGTTGATGATAGTGAACGAATCAACCAACTTACCGTTATTCCCAATGAAACCTACGAAACATTTGTGACACAGTATCAGGAAGAAATTAAATCGGTTTACGGCACAACAAATGCAGGTGCAGGAATGACACATTCCCACAAAGGTGTTGATGCCGACAAAGTGAATTTCAAACGTAATCCTTCGGCAGAAATAGACAAAGCTTTCCGAAAATATTGGACAACATTGGCAAAGAAAACGGACTATACGATGGCTTTTAACGAGGAAAGTTTAGTTGCAGAAGCAGCAACTTTAATCAGTAAAATTACCATTCCGGATTTTATTATTGAAGCTTCCAGTTTTGTAATTGATGCCATAACAGAAGATGGTAAACAAGATACGTTTAAAGGTTCCGAAAAAGTGAAGCAAAAATCTATTTTCACGCCTTTGGATTTAATCGAAGAATTGAGCGAAAACACAGGCTTGAGCTACACCACTTTATTCAGGATTGTAGAAAGTTTGACTAACCTATCACAAGTCGTTAAAAACCCAGCTCGTTTTATTCACGAAGCTGCGGCAATAATTCGCAATGTAGAATTAGATGAAATGATACGGGGTTTAAATTATCATGTTACTGGAGAAAGTTACCCTTTTGAATTCGAGGATTTCGTTAAAAATATAGCTCCAAATGGTTATGTTGATACGCCAATTAAAGGTGTTTTTGACAAAATGCTTATTGATAGTGATGTAGAACGCAAATTTTCTTTAGAAGCCGATGCAGCTACTGAGGTGGTATGCTTCCTTAAATTACCTAGTTGGTACAAAATAAAAACTCCTATTGGTCCTTATGAACCTGATTTTGGATTGATAATGAAACGCAAAAGTCTAAAAGATGGTAACGAAAGTGAATTCTATTTTGTAATAGAAACCAAAGGAACAAATGACATCAACGATAAAAAAGCATTAAAGGAAAGCGAAGTTTACAAAATAAGGTGTGCAATGCAACACTTTAAATCATTGGGATTAGAAGTACAATACAAAGCACCGGTTAAAGAATACAATTATTTTAAAACAGAAGCAGACAAAGATATTGCTGCTTTTATAAATACATAAAACCATATTGCTGGCACCAGCAAAATGGTTTTGATTTATCAACTTCCTGACATCAAGAATGTGATAGATATTTCAAACCGTGATGA comes from the Flavobacterium limnophilum genome and includes:
- a CDS encoding DEAD/DEAH box helicase family protein, with the protein product MILKLENLAYQETAIQTIVKIFEGTERNSFDNACFEGIRSNITKMSFDEVQSNFISIINDNGIPEEVAKLSADNDICIEMETGTGKTLVYVKTIYELYKHYGFTKFIILVPSVAIRQNIIGTFKAFNKQLESIYGFSPNAFEYDSKKLQKVTQFIEDQHPQVMIMTLASFNSEDKILNQAQREDLFNNIPFIEAIGKTNPFIIMDEPQEGMDTENSIKQIAKLNPIYKIRYSATHKVVKNLLYRLTPYDSYKDGLVKKIEVLTVTEKNDEATLKIELSDIQFGKGDPKVKLKAWHLNKSTNKIDFKDTAWLNQNDNLGDKTNNPSYLNYTISNINKSLKTGKWTVTFSNGAEILEKQISGGLENIWALQLEWLIHRHFTKSQKLVSKGIKCLSLVFIDRVANYMGETPIIKNLFIEKYKAIYPEYNDGKVPTNEHIQSLQGYYFAQKASGEYADNEGGVKEQSKIYELILKGKEELLTLSNPVQFVFSHSALGVGWDNPNVFNIATLNNSYSEIKKRQEIGRGLRICVNQDGQRIYDALDVDDSERINQLTVIPNETYETFVTQYQEEIKSVYGTTNAGAGMTHSHKGVDADKVNFKRNPSAEIDKAFRKYWTTLAKKTDYTMAFNEESLVAEAATLISKITIPDFIIEASSFVIDAITEDGKQDTFKGSEKVKQKSIFTPLDLIEELSENTGLSYTTLFRIVESLTNLSQVVKNPARFIHEAAAIIRNVELDEMIRGLNYHVTGESYPFEFEDFVKNIAPNGYVDTPIKGVFDKMLIDSDVERKFSLEADAATEVVCFLKLPSWYKIKTPIGPYEPDFGLIMKRKSLKDGNESEFYFVIETKGTNDINDKKALKESEVYKIRCAMQHFKSLGLEVQYKAPVKEYNYFKTEADKDIAAFINT